The segment GTGGCCTACGACGGCGACCGGCTCGCCGCCGCTGTGGTCGTCCTGGACCTCGCCGACCTCTCGGTACGCGACACCGCCGTGGTCAGCGGGCGGCCCGCTTTCCCGTACATCCCGGGGTTGTTCGCGTTCCGGGAGATTCCCGCCCTGCTGGCGGCCCTGGAGAAGTTGACCGTCCGTCCGGAGGTGCTGGTCTGTGACGGGCAGGGGCTGGCGCATCCGCGCCGGTTCGGGCTGGCCTCGCACCTCGGCGTCCTCACCGGCCTGCCGGCCTTCGGGGTCGGCAAGACGCTGCTCGTCGGTGAGTACGAACCGGTGGGGGACGAGCGCGGCGCCCGGTCCCCGCTGATCGACGCGGGCGAGACGGTGGGCGCGGTGCTGCGGACGCAGACCGGAGTCAAGCCGGTCTTCGTCTCCGCCGGGCATCGCATCGACCTGGATGCGTCTTGCCAGCTCACGCTGCGGTTGGCGACTCGTTACCGGCTGCCGGAGACGACACGGGCGGCTGACCGCGCCTGCCGTCTCGCAGTTGCAACCATTCGCATGTGATCGCTCCGATACCCTCGGCGCAAAGGTAATCGGCTGAGGAGTGAGCAAGTGGTTGATCTGTCGCAGATCATCAAGGCGTACGACGTGCGGGGGATCGTTCCGGATCAGCTCAACGAGCCGGTGGCCCGGGCACTGGGTACGGCGTTCGTCGAGATGTTGCGCGAGTCCGGCAACGAGCCGGACCAGATCGTGATCGCCCATGACATGCGGGATTCCGGGCCGGGCCTGGCCGCTGCTTTCGCGCGCGGGGTAAACGCGGCCGGCGCCGCGGTCGTCAACATCGGACTCGCCTCGACCGACCAGCTCTACTACGCCTCCGGTGCGCTGAACCTGCCCGGCGCGATGTTCACCGCCAGCCACAACCCGGCCCAGTACAACGGGATCAAGCTGTGCCGGGCCGGCGCCCGCCCGGTCGGCCAGGACAGCGGGCTCGCCGTCGTCCGGCAGCGTGCCCAGCAGCTGCTCGCCGACCTGAACGCGGAGGCCGACGGGCCGTCCCGGGTGGAGCAGCGTGACGTTCTGAAGGACTACGCCGCGCACCTGCGCTCCCTGGTCGACCTGTCCGGCATCCGCCCGCTCAAGGTCATCGTGGACGCGGGCAACGGCATGGGCGGTTACACCGTCCCGGCGGTGCTGGGCGACCAGGTGCTGCCGGCCCTGCCGCTGGAGATCGAGCCGCTCTACTTCGAGTTGGACGGTTCGTTCCCCAACCACGAGGCGAACCCGCTGGACCCGAAGAACCTGGTGGACCTGCAGAAGGCGGTCCGCGAGCAGGGCGCCGACATCGGCCTGGCGTTCGACGGCGACGCCGACCGCTGCTTCGTGGTGGACGAGAACGGCGACCCGGTCTCCCCGTCCGCGATCACCGCGCTGGTCGCGACCCGGGAGCTGGCGAAGTTCCCGGGCAGCACGATCATCCACAACCTGATCACCTCGGCCGCGGTGCCGGAGATCATCGTCGAGAACGGTGGCAAGCCGGTCCGCAGCCGCGTCGGCCACTCGTTCATCAAGGCGGAGATGGCGCAGACCAACGCCGTCTTCGGCGGTGAGCACTCGGCGCACTACTACTTCCGCGACTTCTGGTTCGCCGACACCGGCATGCTGGCCGCCATGCACGTGCTCGCCGCCTTCGGTGGGCAGCCGCTGCCGCTCTCCGAGTTCGCCGCGGAGTTCGAGCGGTACTCCGCCTCCGGTGAGATCAACTCCACGGTGGCGGACTCGACCGCGAAGATCGCCGAGGTCCGGGCCGCGTTCCCCGACGCCACCGTGGACGAGCTCGACGGCATGACCTTCGAGGTCGGCGACGGCGCCTGGTTCAACCTGCGGGCCTCCAACACCGAGCCGCTGCTGCGGCTGAACGTCGAGGCGCCGGACGCCGAGCGGATGGCGGCACTGCGTGACAAGGTTCTGGCCATCGTTCGTGGATAGGATCGCCTCGACCGTTCCTCACCAGGATGAAGGAGTAGCTCGGTGGCGCTCGATCAGCAGTTGCTGGAGATTCTGGCCTGCCCGGACACCCATCACGCGCCTCTCGGCTACGACGCGGACGCGCAGACGCTGACCTGCACCGAGTGCGGGCGGATCTTCCCGATCCGCGACGACATCCCGATCCTGCTGCTGGACGAGGCGCAGCTGCCGGCCGTCGAGGAGCCGGCGGCTGAAGAAGCAGCAGTCGAAGAGCCGACGGCCGAAGAACCGGTGGTGGAGAAGCGGACCTCCGCCGGGCCGCTCGCCGACACCTCGGTGGAGAAGCCGGCCGGGGGGAGCGAGAACTGATGGTCAACCCATTGGACGGCTCGGCCGGCGTCAACGGTCACCGCGTCGCCGACGAGTCGCTGCTGAACGATGAGAAGTCGATGCTCGGCAACGACCCCGGCGGCATGCTGCGGGCCACCGCGTCGGCCGGCGCCCAGGTCCGGGAGTCGGCCGCGCTCGCTGCCGAGGTCGACCTGTCCATGCTGGCCGACGAGGGTCGCCCGCGCGCTGTCGTGGTGGCCGGCATCGGCACCGCCGGTCTCACCGGCAGCATCCTGTCCACCGTCGCGGGCCCGCGCTGCCCGGTGCCGATCATCGGCCACCGCAGCGCGGGCGTGCCCGGCTGGGTCGGTGCGGCCGACGTGGTGATCGCGGTCTCCGCCTCCGGCCGCAGCCCGGAGGCGCTCGCGGCCGCCGAGGCCGCTGCCCGGCGTGGCGCCCGGCTGGTGGCGATCGGCAACCCCGGCTCCGACCTGGAGGCGCTGGCCGAGCGGGCCCGCGCCCCGTTCATCGGCGTGCCCCGCCGTGCTCCGGCGCGGGCCACGCTCTGGGGCCTGACCATCCCGGTGCTCTTCGCCGGCCGGGCGCTCGGCCTGGCCAAGCTGGCCGAGGCGGACATCGCGGAGACGGCCATCCGGCTCGACGCCGACGCCGAGCGGTGCCGTCCGGCCGCCGACTCCTTCGTCAACCCGGCCAAGGAGCTCGCGCTCGGCCTGGCCGGCTCGGTCCCGATCGTGTGGGGCTCGTCGCCGCTGGCCACGGTCGCGGCCCGGCGGTTCGCCGACACCCTGGCCGCGAACGCGCGGTATCCGGTGATGGCCGGCGCGCTCGGTGAGGCCGGCCGGGGCCGGGTGGGCCTGCTCGACGGCGTCTTCGGCGGCCTGGCCGAGGGCTCCCGGGACATCTTCGCCGACCCGGACGAGATCGACGAGAGCGTGACCCGTCTGCGCCTCGTGGTGCTCCGCGACGGCGGCCTCAACCCGGAGGACGACGCGGACGAGCCGGTGGCCGTCGAGGAACGGCGTGCCGACGCCATCCAGACCCTCGCCGACCGGCGGGGTGTGCGCTGCGACGTGCTCACCGCCGAGGGCGGGTCGACGCTGGAGCGGCTGGCGTCGCTCGTCGCGGTGCCCGACTTCGCCTCGCTCTACTTGGCTCTGGCACACGGGCTCGACCCGATGGCGGTGCCGGCGATCAGCGAGATGAAGGAACTGTCGAACCCGTTGCCCGAGGGAATCCAGTGATCGACAGTCCGTCGACACTGCTACTTTGCCGGGTATGACCGTGTATCCGTTGAATGGTGTGATCCGGCCGTACGCCTGGGGATCCCGCACCGCGATCGCCGAGCTGCAGGGCCGTCCCGCCCCCACCGAGGGGCCCGAGGCGGAGCTGTGGCTCGGCGCCCATCCCGGCGACCCGTCCACCGTGCCGGGGCCGGACGGGCCGGTCCAGCTCACCGACCTGATCGCCGGCGACCCGCACGGCCAACTCGGCGACCCGGTCACCGCGCGGTTCGGGGAGCGGCTGCCCTATCTGATGAAGGTGCTGGCCGCCGCCGCCCCGCTGTCGCTGCAGGCACACCCCGACGCCGACTATGCGAAGATCGCCTTCGCCCGGCAGGAAGCCGACCCGGACGCCCCGAAGAACTACACGGACGCCCACCACAAGCCCGAGATGCTGGTGGCGCTCACCCCGTTCGAGGCGCTCTGCGGTTTCCGCCCGCCGGCCGTGGCCGCCGCCGTGATCGCCGCCTTCGGCGTGCCCCGACTCGACCCGGTCGTCACGACCCTGCGGGCCGGTGACCTCTCCGAGGCGGTCCGCCTGCTGCTCACCTGGCCGTCCGACGACCGCAAGGCGCTTATCGACGACGTCGTGACCGCCGCCTCCGGGTTCGCCGACGACCATGAGCACGGCGACTCCTTCCGGCTCGCCCGCAAGCTCGCCGAGCACTATCCGGGCGATCCCGGCGTACTGGTCGC is part of the Actinoplanes sp. NBC_00393 genome and harbors:
- the manA gene encoding mannose-6-phosphate isomerase, class I — translated: MTVYPLNGVIRPYAWGSRTAIAELQGRPAPTEGPEAELWLGAHPGDPSTVPGPDGPVQLTDLIAGDPHGQLGDPVTARFGERLPYLMKVLAAAAPLSLQAHPDADYAKIAFARQEADPDAPKNYTDAHHKPEMLVALTPFEALCGFRPPAVAAAVIAAFGVPRLDPVVTTLRAGDLSEAVRLLLTWPSDDRKALIDDVVTAASGFADDHEHGDSFRLARKLAEHYPGDPGVLVALLLNLVRLAPGEAIWMPAGNLHAYLNGLGVELMAASDNVLRGGLTPKRVDVDELLAVLRFEVLDDPLLHGTELEPGVTSWRVPVPDFELYRIELAANRPPLRLPGSGPRILLGAAGDIHVGEDHGIPVTLSPGTAAYAPATAGTLTAAGAGTLFIAAVPT
- a CDS encoding phosphomannomutase/phosphoglucomutase, whose amino-acid sequence is MVDLSQIIKAYDVRGIVPDQLNEPVARALGTAFVEMLRESGNEPDQIVIAHDMRDSGPGLAAAFARGVNAAGAAVVNIGLASTDQLYYASGALNLPGAMFTASHNPAQYNGIKLCRAGARPVGQDSGLAVVRQRAQQLLADLNAEADGPSRVEQRDVLKDYAAHLRSLVDLSGIRPLKVIVDAGNGMGGYTVPAVLGDQVLPALPLEIEPLYFELDGSFPNHEANPLDPKNLVDLQKAVREQGADIGLAFDGDADRCFVVDENGDPVSPSAITALVATRELAKFPGSTIIHNLITSAAVPEIIVENGGKPVRSRVGHSFIKAEMAQTNAVFGGEHSAHYYFRDFWFADTGMLAAMHVLAAFGGQPLPLSEFAAEFERYSASGEINSTVADSTAKIAEVRAAFPDATVDELDGMTFEVGDGAWFNLRASNTEPLLRLNVEAPDAERMAALRDKVLAIVRG
- the nfi gene encoding deoxyribonuclease V (cleaves DNA at apurinic or apyrimidinic sites) — translated: MQPWPRTEEEALAVQDTLRSRVVLTSGPDAPATVAGLDVAYDGDRLAAAVVVLDLADLSVRDTAVVSGRPAFPYIPGLFAFREIPALLAALEKLTVRPEVLVCDGQGLAHPRRFGLASHLGVLTGLPAFGVGKTLLVGEYEPVGDERGARSPLIDAGETVGAVLRTQTGVKPVFVSAGHRIDLDASCQLTLRLATRYRLPETTRAADRACRLAVATIRM
- a CDS encoding SIS domain-containing protein, which translates into the protein MVNPLDGSAGVNGHRVADESLLNDEKSMLGNDPGGMLRATASAGAQVRESAALAAEVDLSMLADEGRPRAVVVAGIGTAGLTGSILSTVAGPRCPVPIIGHRSAGVPGWVGAADVVIAVSASGRSPEALAAAEAAARRGARLVAIGNPGSDLEALAERARAPFIGVPRRAPARATLWGLTIPVLFAGRALGLAKLAEADIAETAIRLDADAERCRPAADSFVNPAKELALGLAGSVPIVWGSSPLATVAARRFADTLAANARYPVMAGALGEAGRGRVGLLDGVFGGLAEGSRDIFADPDEIDESVTRLRLVVLRDGGLNPEDDADEPVAVEERRADAIQTLADRRGVRCDVLTAEGGSTLERLASLVAVPDFASLYLALAHGLDPMAVPAISEMKELSNPLPEGIQ